One stretch of Janibacter limosus DNA includes these proteins:
- a CDS encoding D-arabinono-1,4-lactone oxidase, with translation MSRSSTAWSNWAGNVTDDATVLRPRTPGEVAEQIRSAAGEGRRVRPVGSGHSFTAIAQADDLRLDLTGLSGIVSADRGSGRVRVLAGTPLRVLNTALDLLGLAMPNLGDIDAQTLAGATSTGTHGTGAGLAGLAAGIVGLRLVTVDGSERWVDESDPELFGAARVGLGALGVITEIELACLPAYRLRAVERPDSLDVVLPRIQEHFDAHRHFEMYWFPGTRRVQTKANDLVDDDVHEPLAPWRRRLDDELLSNTVFGAANRVLTKAPRAVLPFNAIAARALTERSYTAASHEVFVTPRTVRFVESEYAVPREAVGDVLADLVAWVERRREPISFPVEVRVAAADDMWLSTGYDRANAYVAVHQYHRGDHRAYFAAFEEIVAAHAGRPHWGKLHTLGAEQLARLYPRHGDFVALRDRLDPDRVLTNDYLDRVLGP, from the coding sequence ATGAGCCGGTCCTCCACCGCATGGTCCAACTGGGCGGGCAATGTCACGGACGACGCGACGGTGCTGCGGCCCCGCACCCCTGGGGAGGTGGCCGAGCAGATCCGCTCCGCGGCGGGCGAAGGGAGGCGCGTGCGGCCCGTCGGCAGCGGCCACTCCTTCACGGCGATCGCACAGGCTGACGACCTGCGACTGGACCTGACCGGGCTGAGCGGGATCGTCTCGGCCGACCGGGGGAGCGGCCGGGTGCGCGTGCTGGCGGGGACCCCCCTTCGCGTCCTCAACACCGCCCTCGACCTGCTCGGTCTGGCGATGCCCAACCTCGGCGACATCGATGCCCAGACGCTCGCCGGCGCCACGTCGACGGGTACTCACGGCACCGGCGCCGGGCTGGCCGGGCTCGCTGCCGGCATCGTCGGGCTGCGGCTCGTCACGGTCGACGGCAGCGAGCGGTGGGTCGACGAGAGCGACCCGGAGCTCTTCGGTGCGGCCCGCGTGGGGCTGGGCGCGCTCGGGGTCATCACCGAGATCGAGCTGGCCTGCCTGCCGGCCTACCGGCTGCGTGCGGTGGAGCGACCGGACTCGCTCGACGTGGTGCTGCCGCGCATCCAGGAGCACTTCGATGCGCACCGGCACTTCGAGATGTACTGGTTCCCCGGGACCCGTCGCGTGCAGACCAAGGCCAACGACCTGGTCGACGACGACGTGCACGAGCCGCTGGCACCGTGGCGCCGGCGGCTGGACGACGAGCTGCTGTCCAACACGGTCTTCGGCGCGGCCAACCGGGTGCTCACCAAGGCGCCGCGAGCAGTGCTGCCCTTCAACGCGATCGCGGCGCGGGCGCTCACCGAGAGGTCGTACACGGCGGCCTCCCACGAGGTCTTCGTGACGCCTCGCACCGTGCGGTTCGTCGAGTCGGAGTACGCGGTGCCGCGCGAGGCGGTGGGCGACGTGCTGGCCGATCTGGTCGCGTGGGTGGAGCGGCGCCGCGAGCCGATCTCCTTCCCCGTGGAGGTGCGGGTCGCCGCCGCTGACGACATGTGGCTGTCCACCGGGTACGACCGGGCCAATGCCTATGTCGCGGTGCACCAGTACCACCGGGGAGACCACCGGGCCTACTTCGCGGCCTTCGAGGAGATCGTCGCCGCGCACGCCGGCCGTCCGCACTGGGGCAAGCTGCACACGCTCGGCGCCGAGCAGCTCGCCCGGCTGTACCCACGACACGGGGACTTCGTCGCCCTTCGCGATCGCCTGGACCCCGACCGGGTCCTGACCAACGACTACCTCGACCGCGTCCTCGGCCCCTGA
- a CDS encoding 2-oxoacid:ferredoxin oxidoreductase subunit beta: protein MSIDLGIPTVASGTDGVPTLPEGEKHTRKDFASDQEVRWCPGCGDYAILAAVQGFLPELGLRKENITFISGIGCSSRFPYYLDTYGMHSIHGRAPAIATGLATSRPDLSVWVVTGDGDALSIGGNHLIHAMRRNVNMTILLFNNRIYGLTKGQYSPTSQPGLVTKSSPMGSVDAPFNPISLALGAEGTFVARTMDSDRKHLTEVLKAAAAHRGTSIVEIYQNCPIFNDGAFELIKDIEQQKARLVHLRDGEAIAIGEDDERELLVRGEGGSVRFVPEAEVSAQGLADQVVVHDVTLTDPSQAFSISRLDSESMTHVPMGIFRAVDRPTYDDLTRAQVDAAVELAGGPATDDDLQSLLNGKDTWTVEG from the coding sequence ATGAGCATCGATCTCGGCATCCCCACGGTCGCCTCCGGCACCGACGGGGTCCCCACCCTCCCCGAGGGCGAGAAGCACACCCGCAAGGACTTCGCGTCCGACCAGGAGGTGCGCTGGTGCCCCGGCTGCGGTGACTACGCCATCCTCGCCGCGGTCCAGGGCTTCCTGCCCGAGCTGGGCCTGCGCAAGGAGAACATCACCTTCATCTCCGGTATCGGGTGCTCCTCGCGCTTCCCGTACTACCTCGACACCTACGGCATGCACTCGATCCACGGGCGCGCCCCGGCGATCGCGACGGGCCTGGCGACCAGCCGCCCCGACCTGTCGGTGTGGGTCGTCACCGGCGACGGCGACGCCCTGTCGATCGGCGGCAACCACCTCATCCACGCGATGCGCCGCAACGTCAACATGACGATCCTGCTCTTCAACAACCGGATCTACGGGCTGACCAAGGGCCAGTACTCCCCCACGTCGCAGCCCGGTCTGGTCACCAAGTCCTCGCCGATGGGCAGCGTCGACGCCCCCTTCAACCCCATCTCGCTGGCGTTGGGCGCCGAGGGCACCTTCGTCGCCCGCACGATGGACTCCGACCGCAAGCACCTGACCGAGGTCCTCAAGGCCGCTGCGGCGCACCGCGGCACGTCGATCGTCGAGATCTACCAGAACTGCCCGATCTTCAACGACGGCGCCTTCGAGCTGATCAAGGACATCGAGCAGCAGAAGGCCCGCCTGGTCCACCTGCGCGACGGCGAGGCGATCGCCATCGGCGAGGACGACGAGCGCGAGCTCCTCGTCCGGGGCGAAGGGGGGTCCGTCCGCTTCGTGCCGGAGGCCGAGGTCTCCGCGCAGGGCCTGGCCGACCAGGTCGTCGTCCACGACGTCACCCTCACCGACCCCAGCCAGGCCTTCTCGATCAGCCGGCTGGACTCCGAGTCGATGACGCACGTGCCGATGGGCATCTTCCGCGCCGTCGACCGCCCCACCTACGACGACCTGACCCGCGCCCAGGTCGACGCGGCCGTCGAGCTCGCCGGTGGCCCCGCCACCGACGACGACCTGCAGTCCCTCCTCAACGGCAAGGACACCTGGACCGTCGAGGGCTGA